One window of Halopseudomonas maritima genomic DNA carries:
- a CDS encoding KpsF/GutQ family sugar-phosphate isomerase: protein MAEFDYIASARRTISMERDAVDSLLQRLAEPFSTACATLLACRGRVVVTGMGKSGHVGRKLAATLASTGTPAFFVHPGEASHGDMGMITAEDVVIALSNSGNTAEVVTLLPLIKRLGAPLISLTGNAESTLAQAAVANLDTGVEQEACPLNLAPTSSTTTALVMGDALAIALLEARGFSAEDFAFSHPGGSLGRRLLLLVDDIMHGGDSMPLVGPQVPLRDALLEMTRKGLGLTGIADEHGALIGIFTDGDLRRTLDQNIDFQSVRIGDLMTRGCKTARAGMLAAEALKIMEDARINGLFVVDSEGRPVGALNMHDLLRAGVV, encoded by the coding sequence ATGGCCGAATTTGACTACATCGCTTCCGCTCGCCGCACCATCAGCATGGAGCGCGACGCCGTTGACTCCCTACTGCAGCGCCTGGCCGAGCCTTTCAGCACTGCCTGCGCGACCCTGCTGGCCTGCCGTGGCCGCGTGGTGGTCACCGGCATGGGCAAATCCGGCCACGTTGGCCGCAAGCTGGCGGCGACCCTGGCCAGTACCGGCACACCCGCGTTTTTTGTGCACCCCGGTGAAGCCAGCCACGGCGACATGGGCATGATTACCGCCGAAGACGTGGTGATTGCCCTGTCCAACTCCGGCAACACGGCCGAGGTCGTGACCCTGCTGCCGCTGATCAAACGCCTTGGGGCGCCATTGATCAGCCTGACCGGCAACGCCGAGTCCACCCTGGCGCAAGCCGCTGTCGCCAACCTGGACACCGGCGTCGAGCAGGAAGCCTGCCCGCTCAACCTGGCCCCGACCTCCAGCACCACCACAGCTCTGGTCATGGGCGACGCCCTGGCGATTGCCCTGCTCGAAGCACGCGGTTTCAGCGCCGAAGACTTTGCCTTCTCACACCCCGGCGGCAGTCTCGGCCGACGCCTGCTGCTGCTGGTCGATGACATCATGCATGGTGGAGACAGCATGCCGCTGGTCGGCCCGCAAGTGCCGCTGCGAGACGCCCTGCTGGAAATGACCCGCAAGGGTCTCGGCCTGACCGGCATCGCCGATGAGCACGGCGCCCTGATCGGTATTTTCACCGACGGTGACCTGCGCCGCACCCTGGATCAGAATATCGACTTTCAAAGCGTGCGCATCGGCGACCTGATGACCCGCGGCTGCAAGACCGCCCGCGCCGGCATGCTCGCGGCCGAGGCACTGAAGATAATGGAAGACGCCCGCATCAACGGCCTGTTTGTCGTCGACAGTGAAGGCCGACCGGTGGGCGCCCTGAACATGCATGACCTGCTGCGTGCAGGCGTAGTGTGA
- a CDS encoding ATP-binding cassette domain-containing protein, translating into MNDASDYIVELQNITFRRGSRVIFDNVDIRIPRGKVTGIMGPSGCGKTTLLRLIGAQLRPDSGSIWVNGQNIPELGREQLFVARQDMGMLFQSGALFTDLNVFENVAFPLRVHTDLPEDMIRDIVLLKLQAVGLRGARDLMPDELSGGMKRRVALARAIALDPALMMYDEPFVGQDPISMGVLVRLIRLLNDALGLSSIVVSHDLAETASIADYLYVVGDGQVLGQGTPDELMNSESPRIRQFMQGEPDGPVPFHFPAQDYVQDLLQTEKDA; encoded by the coding sequence ATGAATGACGCATCGGATTACATTGTTGAATTGCAGAACATCACCTTTCGGCGTGGTAGCCGGGTGATTTTCGACAATGTTGATATCCGCATTCCGCGCGGCAAGGTGACCGGCATCATGGGCCCCTCCGGCTGCGGCAAGACCACGCTGCTGCGCCTGATTGGCGCGCAGCTGCGCCCGGACAGCGGTTCGATCTGGGTGAATGGCCAGAATATTCCCGAGTTGGGTCGCGAGCAGCTGTTCGTCGCCCGCCAGGACATGGGCATGCTGTTTCAGAGCGGCGCCCTGTTTACTGATTTGAATGTTTTCGAGAACGTCGCTTTCCCGCTGCGGGTGCATACCGACCTGCCCGAGGACATGATTCGTGACATTGTGTTACTGAAATTGCAGGCCGTTGGTCTGCGTGGTGCGCGTGACCTGATGCCCGACGAGCTGTCCGGTGGCATGAAGCGCCGGGTTGCATTGGCGCGGGCCATTGCCCTCGACCCGGCACTGATGATGTATGACGAGCCTTTCGTCGGCCAGGACCCGATCTCCATGGGGGTGCTGGTACGACTTATTCGGCTGCTCAACGATGCGCTTGGATTGAGCAGCATCGTGGTGTCCCATGATCTGGCCGAAACTGCCAGCATCGCCGATTACCTCTACGTGGTGGGTGATGGGCAGGTGCTGGGGCAGGGTACGCCGGATGAACTGATGAACTCCGAGAGTCCGCGCATTCGCCAGTTTATGCAGGGCGAGCCGGACGGTCCGGTGCCCTTCCATTTTCCCGCACAGGATTATGTGCAGGATTTGCTGCAGACGGAGAAAGACGCGTGA
- the mlaE gene encoding lipid asymmetry maintenance ABC transporter permease subunit MlaE: MSLLDRVVLLGRAGLDTLAALGRSGLFLVNALFGRARFGSGWALLVKQLHAVGVLSLAIIVVSGLFIGMVLALQGYNILSGYGSEQAVGQMVALTLLRELGPVVTALLFAGRAGSALTAEIGLMKATEQLSSMEMIGVDPLKYVIAPRLWAGFISMPLLAMVFCVVGIWGGALVAVDWLGVYSGSYWSNMQNSVEFVDDVLNGLIKAVVFAFVVTWIAVFQGYDCEPTSEGISRATTRTVVYASLAVLGLDFILTALMF; encoded by the coding sequence GTGAGCCTGCTCGACAGGGTGGTACTGCTCGGACGGGCAGGGCTGGATACGTTGGCCGCACTGGGGCGTTCTGGCCTGTTTTTGGTCAATGCGCTGTTTGGCCGGGCGCGCTTCGGCAGTGGCTGGGCGCTGTTGGTCAAGCAGCTGCACGCTGTCGGTGTGCTGTCGCTGGCGATTATCGTGGTGTCGGGGTTGTTTATCGGCATGGTGCTGGCGCTGCAGGGTTACAACATCCTGTCCGGCTACGGCTCGGAGCAGGCGGTTGGCCAGATGGTAGCCCTGACCTTGCTGCGTGAGTTGGGGCCGGTGGTCACTGCGCTCCTGTTCGCCGGCCGGGCCGGCTCGGCGCTGACCGCCGAGATTGGTCTGATGAAGGCCACCGAGCAGCTGTCGAGCATGGAAATGATCGGCGTTGACCCGCTCAAGTATGTGATTGCACCGCGCCTGTGGGCCGGTTTTATCTCCATGCCGCTACTGGCTATGGTGTTCTGCGTAGTGGGTATCTGGGGCGGCGCTCTGGTAGCGGTTGACTGGCTGGGTGTGTATTCCGGCTCCTACTGGTCAAACATGCAGAACTCGGTCGAGTTTGTTGATGACGTATTGAACGGCCTGATCAAGGCCGTGGTGTTTGCCTTTGTCGTGACCTGGATCGCCGTGTTTCAGGGCTACGATTGCGAGCCGACCTCCGAGGGCATCAGCCGGGCGACCACGCGCACCGTGGTTTATGCCTCGCTGGCCGTGCTGGGGCTGGACTTCATTTTGACTGCACTGATGTTTTGA
- the mlaD gene encoding outer membrane lipid asymmetry maintenance protein MlaD: MRTRNLELIVGVFILAGLLALAVLAVRVSGLTTSSAGSTYSVHAYFDNVAGLTPRAKVTMSGVTIGQVTAIVFDKNRYAARVDLSINSNVDTLPADSTASILTAGLLGEKYVGISVGGDDELLVDGSELYDTQSALVLEELIGRFLLNTVSKDD, encoded by the coding sequence ATGCGTACCCGTAACCTGGAACTGATTGTCGGCGTCTTTATTCTTGCCGGCCTGCTCGCGCTGGCGGTTTTGGCGGTGCGTGTCAGTGGTCTGACGACCAGCAGCGCTGGCAGCACCTACAGTGTGCACGCCTATTTCGACAACGTGGCGGGGCTGACGCCGCGCGCCAAGGTCACCATGTCGGGTGTCACCATCGGTCAGGTCACTGCGATTGTCTTTGACAAGAACCGCTACGCCGCGCGGGTTGACCTGTCGATCAACAGCAATGTAGATACCCTGCCGGCCGACAGCACGGCCTCTATCCTGACCGCCGGACTGCTGGGCGAGAAGTACGTGGGTATCTCTGTGGGTGGCGATGATGAGCTGCTGGTTGATGGCAGCGAGCTGTACGATACCCAGTCGGCACTGGTGCTGGAGGAACTGATTGGCCGGTTCCTGCTCAATACAGTAAGCAAGGACGACTGA
- a CDS encoding MlaC/ttg2D family ABC transporter substrate-binding protein: MNAIVALGLLVPALAQANATPQQIVEDTSNKVMAVLDANRETYRNDVDAFTQGLNEVLEPVVDFDGIARSVMTVRYSRSATDEQMQRFIDTFKRSMVQFYGNALLDFQSGEITVLPASNREPRPDRASVDMQVKAGNGQVYSATYTLSLVNDQWKVRNVIVEGINIGLLFRDQFAQAMKTHRNDLDAVIDNWGSVVAQSRETVEKETEQ, from the coding sequence ATCAATGCCATCGTTGCCCTGGGTCTGCTAGTGCCGGCCCTGGCGCAGGCCAATGCCACGCCTCAGCAGATTGTTGAGGATACGTCCAACAAGGTCATGGCCGTGCTGGATGCCAACCGGGAAACCTATCGCAACGATGTGGATGCCTTCACCCAAGGTCTCAACGAGGTGTTGGAGCCGGTGGTCGACTTTGACGGCATCGCGCGCAGCGTAATGACCGTGCGCTACAGCCGCAGCGCGACAGACGAGCAGATGCAGCGCTTTATCGACACCTTCAAGCGCAGCATGGTGCAGTTCTACGGTAACGCGCTGCTGGACTTCCAGAGTGGTGAAATTACGGTACTGCCGGCCAGCAACCGCGAGCCGCGCCCGGATCGCGCCAGTGTAGACATGCAGGTCAAGGCGGGTAACGGCCAGGTTTACTCGGCCACCTACACCCTGTCACTGGTGAATGACCAGTGGAAGGTGCGTAACGTGATTGTCGAAGGCATCAACATCGGTCTGCTGTTCCGCGACCAGTTTGCCCAGGCGATGAAAACCCATCGCAACGATCTGGATGCGGTTATCGACAACTGGGGTAGCGTGGTTGCCCAGTCCCGCGAAACCGTTGAAAAAGAGACCGAGCAGTGA
- a CDS encoding STAS domain-containing protein, with product MSQARLQVDADGVVQLHGALDFDSAPALREQLLDAAAQGQGALVLDFAQVTQANSVALSLLLRAAEQASRNGRGLQLRALPAGVQSMARVCGLEDWLQQHTPAST from the coding sequence GTGAGTCAGGCGCGCCTGCAGGTGGACGCTGATGGCGTAGTGCAGCTGCACGGCGCGCTGGATTTTGACAGCGCGCCGGCGCTGCGTGAGCAGCTGCTCGATGCCGCTGCGCAGGGCCAGGGAGCACTGGTACTGGATTTTGCCCAGGTTACCCAGGCCAACAGCGTCGCGCTGTCGCTGCTGTTGCGCGCCGCCGAACAGGCCAGCCGCAACGGGCGAGGGCTTCAGCTACGCGCGTTGCCAGCGGGTGTGCAGAGCATGGCGCGGGTCTGCGGTCTGGAGGACTGGCTGCAGCAACACACCCCGGCCTCAACCTAA
- a CDS encoding BolA family protein: MQSTEVKTLIESSLADARVEVEGEGCNFQLNLISDTLAALSPVKRQQQVYALLNPYIADGRIHAVTMKFYTQEAWASRA; this comes from the coding sequence ATGCAATCAACCGAAGTCAAAACGCTGATCGAAAGCAGCCTGGCCGATGCCCGGGTAGAAGTCGAAGGCGAGGGCTGCAACTTCCAGCTCAACCTGATCAGCGATACGCTGGCGGCGCTCTCGCCGGTCAAGCGCCAGCAGCAGGTCTATGCACTGCTGAACCCCTATATTGCCGACGGTCGTATTCACGCCGTTACCATGAAGTTCTACACCCAAGAGGCCTGGGCGTCGCGCGCCTGA
- the murA gene encoding UDP-N-acetylglucosamine 1-carboxyvinyltransferase: protein MDKLVITGGNRLDGEIWISGAKNSALPILAATLLADEPVTISNLPHLHDITTMLELFGRMGVQPVVDERLGVEVDPTSIKTLVAPYELVKTMRASILVLGPMVAHFGQAEVALPGGCAIGSRPVDLHIRGLEAMGAEITVDGGYIKAKAPEGGLRGAHFLFDVVSVTGTENILMAATLAKGKTVIENAAREPEVVDLAECLIAMGAQISGHGTDTITVHGVERLHGARYSVMPDRIETGTFLVAAAATRGRVKLKGTDAGILDSVLLKLEEAGAHIDTGKNWIELDMKGNRPRAVNLKTAPYPAFPTDMQAQFVAMNTVAEGTGTVIETIFENRFMHVQEMNRMGARILVEGNTAIITGVEQLKAAPVMATDLRASASLVIAGLVADGDTMVDRIYHIDRGYECIEEKLQALGGIIRRVPA, encoded by the coding sequence ATGGACAAACTAGTCATCACCGGCGGCAACCGCCTGGACGGGGAAATCTGGATTTCCGGCGCCAAGAACTCGGCCTTGCCGATCCTCGCTGCCACGCTGCTGGCGGATGAGCCGGTCACCATCTCCAACCTGCCGCACTTGCATGACATCACCACCATGCTGGAGTTGTTCGGCCGCATGGGTGTGCAGCCGGTGGTAGATGAGCGCCTAGGGGTTGAGGTAGACCCGACCAGCATCAAAACACTGGTTGCCCCATACGAGCTGGTCAAGACTATGCGTGCGTCCATTTTGGTGCTCGGCCCGATGGTCGCCCACTTTGGTCAGGCCGAAGTAGCGCTGCCCGGCGGCTGTGCCATCGGCTCGCGCCCGGTTGACCTGCACATTCGTGGCCTGGAAGCCATGGGTGCCGAGATCACGGTAGATGGGGGCTATATCAAGGCCAAGGCGCCAGAGGGTGGCCTGCGCGGTGCGCACTTCCTGTTTGACGTTGTCAGCGTCACAGGTACCGAGAACATTCTGATGGCGGCCACGCTGGCCAAGGGCAAGACGGTTATCGAGAACGCCGCGCGTGAGCCTGAGGTCGTTGACCTGGCCGAGTGCCTGATTGCCATGGGCGCGCAGATCAGTGGTCATGGCACCGACACTATCACCGTACACGGCGTGGAGCGCCTGCACGGTGCACGTTACTCGGTCATGCCCGACCGCATTGAAACCGGCACCTTCCTGGTTGCAGCCGCTGCTACCCGCGGCCGCGTCAAGCTCAAGGGCACTGACGCCGGCATTCTGGATTCAGTGCTGCTCAAGCTGGAAGAAGCGGGCGCCCATATTGATACCGGCAAAAACTGGATCGAGCTGGATATGAAGGGCAATCGCCCGCGCGCCGTCAACCTGAAAACCGCGCCTTATCCGGCCTTCCCGACCGATATGCAGGCGCAGTTTGTCGCCATGAATACGGTGGCCGAAGGTACGGGCACCGTGATCGAGACCATCTTTGAAAACCGCTTCATGCACGTTCAGGAAATGAACCGCATGGGTGCGCGCATTCTGGTGGAGGGCAACACCGCCATTATCACCGGTGTCGAGCAGCTCAAGGCTGCCCCGGTGATGGCTACCGACCTGCGCGCTTCGGCGAGCCTGGTGATCGCCGGCCTGGTGGCTGATGGCGACACCATGGTAGACCGCATCTACCACATCGACCGCGGTTACGAATGTATTGAAGAGAAGCTGCAGGCGCTTGGCGGTATCATTCGCCGCGTACCGGCCTAA
- the hisG gene encoding ATP phosphoribosyltransferase → MSQTLTIALSKGRILDDTLPLLKEAGIEPTEDLEKSRKLIFPTTDPNVRLLIVRATDVPTYVEHGAADLGVAGKDVLMEYGSQGLYEPLDLKIANCKLMTAGPVDAPEPTGRLKVATKFVNVARRYYAEQGRQVDVIKLYGSMELAPLVGLADKIIDVVDTGNTLKANGLEPQDLIAMISSRLIVNKASMKMKHARIKSLIDLLAEAVERRSA, encoded by the coding sequence ATGAGCCAGACCCTGACCATTGCCCTGTCCAAGGGGCGCATCCTTGACGACACCCTGCCGCTGCTCAAAGAGGCGGGGATCGAGCCGACCGAGGATCTGGAAAAGAGCCGCAAGCTGATTTTTCCGACTACCGACCCGAACGTCCGTCTGCTGATTGTGCGTGCGACCGATGTGCCGACTTACGTCGAACATGGCGCCGCTGATCTGGGCGTGGCTGGTAAGGACGTGCTGATGGAATATGGCAGTCAGGGCCTCTACGAGCCGCTGGACCTGAAAATTGCCAACTGCAAGCTGATGACCGCAGGCCCGGTGGATGCACCGGAGCCGACCGGTCGCTTGAAGGTCGCCACCAAGTTCGTCAATGTTGCGCGCCGCTACTATGCCGAACAAGGCCGTCAGGTTGACGTGATCAAGCTGTACGGCTCCATGGAGCTGGCGCCGCTGGTAGGGTTGGCCGACAAGATCATCGACGTGGTCGACACCGGTAATACGCTCAAGGCCAACGGCCTGGAGCCGCAGGACCTGATCGCCATGATCAGTTCGCGCTTGATCGTCAACAAGGCTTCGATGAAGATGAAGCATGCGCGTATCAAGAGCCTGATTGATTTGCTGGCCGAGGCCGTTGAACGCCGCAGCGCCTGA
- the hisD gene encoding histidinol dehydrogenase, whose protein sequence is MSTPLKIARLNANQSDFAAHLDTLLAWEGVSDKAVNDRVEEIIAAVRSNGDAALVEYTERFDGLSVDSMADLILDRARLELALERITPEQREALSVAAERVRSYHEHQRQDSWRYTEADGTVLGQQITPLDRVGLYVPGGKASYPSSVLMNAIPAKVAGVPEVVMVVPTPRGEINELVLAAACLAGVDHVFTIGGAQAVAALAYGTESVPQVDKIVGPGNIYVATAKRAVFGQVGIDMIAGPSEILVVCDGQTDPDWIAMDLFSQAEHDEDAQSILLSPDADFLDAVEASLNRLIGDLERDAIVRVSLENRGALIKVDDLAQACELTNRIAPEHLELSVADPEALLPQVRHAGAIFMGRYTPEALGDYCAGPNHVLPTSGTARFSSPLGVYDFQKRSSIIFCSPEGASELGKTASVLARGESLTAHARSAEYRIKP, encoded by the coding sequence ATGAGTACGCCGTTGAAAATCGCCCGTCTGAACGCCAATCAGAGCGATTTTGCCGCGCATCTGGACACCTTGCTGGCCTGGGAAGGGGTGTCGGACAAGGCGGTCAATGACCGCGTTGAGGAAATTATTGCTGCTGTTCGCTCCAATGGCGACGCAGCGCTGGTCGAGTACACCGAGCGTTTTGACGGCCTGTCTGTAGACAGTATGGCGGACCTGATTCTTGATCGTGCGCGCCTGGAGTTGGCACTTGAGCGCATCACGCCTGAGCAGCGCGAGGCATTGTCCGTTGCCGCCGAGCGCGTGCGCAGCTACCACGAGCACCAGCGTCAGGATTCCTGGCGCTACACCGAGGCTGATGGCACCGTGCTGGGCCAGCAGATCACGCCGCTGGATCGCGTCGGATTGTATGTGCCGGGCGGCAAGGCCTCTTACCCGTCCTCGGTGTTGATGAATGCCATTCCCGCCAAGGTCGCCGGCGTGCCGGAAGTGGTCATGGTGGTGCCGACCCCGCGTGGCGAGATCAACGAGCTGGTGCTGGCGGCGGCCTGTCTGGCCGGAGTCGACCACGTATTTACCATCGGCGGCGCGCAGGCCGTGGCGGCACTGGCTTACGGCACGGAAAGCGTACCGCAGGTCGACAAGATTGTCGGGCCGGGCAACATCTACGTGGCCACTGCCAAGCGCGCCGTGTTCGGTCAGGTAGGTATCGACATGATTGCCGGCCCCTCCGAGATTCTGGTGGTCTGTGATGGCCAGACCGATCCGGACTGGATTGCCATGGACCTGTTCTCCCAGGCCGAGCACGACGAAGACGCCCAATCCATTCTGCTCTCGCCGGACGCCGATTTTCTCGACGCCGTGGAGGCCAGCCTCAATCGCCTGATCGGCGACCTGGAGCGTGATGCCATCGTCCGCGTGTCGCTGGAAAATCGCGGCGCGCTGATCAAGGTGGACGACCTGGCTCAGGCTTGCGAGCTGACCAATCGCATCGCGCCAGAGCACCTGGAACTGTCCGTTGCTGACCCCGAGGCGCTGCTGCCGCAGGTGCGTCATGCCGGCGCCATCTTTATGGGCCGCTATACCCCGGAAGCACTGGGTGATTACTGCGCCGGCCCCAACCACGTACTGCCGACCTCCGGCACCGCGCGTTTTTCTTCGCCGCTGGGCGTCTATGACTTCCAGAAGCGCTCGTCGATCATCTTCTGCTCCCCCGAAGGTGCCTCCGAGCTTGGCAAGACCGCCTCAGTACTCGCCCGTGGCGAAAGCCTGACCGCCCACGCGCGCAGCGCGGAATACAGAATCAAACCCTAA
- the hisC gene encoding histidinol-phosphate transaminase, translating to MSRFWSPFVNDLVPYVPGEQPKVENLVKLNTNENPYGPSPRVVDAIQTELNDSLRLYPAPNADALKDEIARYYGVDTAQVFVGNGSDEVLAHIFHGLFQHGRPVLYPDITYSFYPVYCGLYGIEPAPQPLREDFSIDPADYRKANGGIIFPNPNAPTGVALALEQIEQILDANPDSVVVVDEAYVDFGAETAITLVDRYPNLLVTQTLSKSRSLAGLRVGLAVGHADLIEALERIKNSFNSYPLDRLAIVGAVAAFQDQSWFNQTRQAVIRSRDSLTAALLERGFEVLPSQANFVFARHRQRDAAELAQGLRERRVIVRHFRLPRIEQFLRITIGTEAQNKALLAALDEVL from the coding sequence GTGAGCCGTTTCTGGAGTCCCTTTGTCAACGACCTGGTGCCCTATGTGCCGGGTGAGCAGCCCAAGGTCGAGAACCTGGTCAAGCTCAACACCAATGAGAATCCCTATGGGCCGTCGCCGCGGGTGGTGGATGCCATTCAGACGGAACTCAATGACAGCCTGCGCCTGTACCCGGCGCCCAACGCCGATGCCCTGAAAGACGAGATTGCCCGCTACTACGGTGTGGACACCGCACAGGTGTTCGTTGGCAACGGCTCGGATGAGGTGCTGGCGCACATCTTTCACGGGTTGTTCCAGCATGGTCGCCCGGTGCTGTATCCGGATATTACCTACAGCTTCTACCCGGTCTATTGCGGCCTGTATGGCATCGAGCCTGCGCCGCAGCCGCTGCGCGAGGATTTCAGCATTGACCCGGCGGATTACCGCAAGGCCAATGGCGGCATCATTTTCCCCAACCCAAATGCACCGACCGGCGTGGCGCTGGCACTGGAGCAGATTGAGCAGATTCTCGACGCCAATCCGGATTCGGTGGTGGTGGTGGATGAGGCCTACGTCGATTTTGGCGCTGAAACGGCAATCACTTTGGTGGACCGTTATCCCAACCTGCTGGTCACCCAGACCCTGTCCAAGTCTCGCTCGCTGGCGGGCCTGCGGGTGGGGCTGGCGGTTGGGCATGCAGATCTGATTGAGGCGCTGGAGCGTATCAAGAACAGCTTCAATTCATACCCGCTGGATCGCCTGGCGATTGTCGGCGCGGTTGCCGCGTTTCAGGATCAGAGCTGGTTCAACCAGACCCGCCAGGCAGTGATTCGCAGCCGCGACAGTCTCACGGCAGCCTTGCTTGAGCGCGGTTTTGAAGTGCTGCCGTCGCAGGCCAATTTCGTATTTGCGCGGCACCGCCAGCGTGATGCTGCGGAGCTGGCGCAGGGGCTAAGGGAGCGGCGCGTTATTGTGCGGCACTTCCGTCTGCCGCGCATCGAGCAGTTTCTGCGCATCACCATCGGCACCGAAGCGCAGAACAAGGCACTGCTGGCGGCGCTGGACGAGGTGCTTTAA
- a CDS encoding S1C family serine protease, translating into MKELLRTMGWPVVCGVLLALLIIQQFPEWLGLPAHDIVLREVSEPRSGMGLVSYSRGVERAAPAVANIYTSKAADGAMRDYSDSLSSPNPTQSSLGSAVILNPEGYLLTNNHVIAGADEIQVALKDGREALATVIGADPETDLAVLKIDLPNLPSITIESREQQRIGDVVMAIGNPFGLGQTVTMGIISATGRNQLGLNTYEDFIQTDAAINQGNSGGALIDAEGNLIGINTAIFSQAGAAQGIGFAIPVQLAVEVMQAIIQHGHVIRGWLGVAVQPMTPELAESFGLEVSQGIVVTSLYRNGPAWNAGLLPGDVILRINDQPTTSGRQAMNQVARAKPGDSIELEVLRSGQPVNLRAEVAVRPSFQN; encoded by the coding sequence ATGAAAGAACTGTTACGCACTATGGGTTGGCCTGTGGTCTGCGGCGTGCTGCTGGCACTGCTGATCATCCAGCAGTTCCCCGAGTGGCTTGGCCTGCCGGCGCATGACATTGTCCTGCGCGAGGTTTCCGAGCCGCGCTCAGGTATGGGTTTGGTGTCTTACAGCCGCGGGGTTGAGCGGGCCGCCCCTGCCGTTGCCAACATCTACACCAGCAAGGCCGCCGATGGCGCCATGCGCGACTACTCCGACAGCCTGAGCAGCCCTAACCCAACGCAGTCCAGCCTGGGTTCGGCAGTCATCCTCAACCCCGAGGGTTATCTGCTGACCAACAACCACGTGATTGCCGGCGCCGATGAAATTCAGGTCGCCCTGAAAGATGGCCGCGAGGCTCTGGCCACCGTGATTGGCGCAGATCCGGAAACGGATCTGGCGGTGCTCAAGATCGACCTGCCCAACCTGCCCTCTATCACCATTGAGTCACGCGAACAGCAGCGCATTGGCGACGTGGTCATGGCGATCGGCAACCCCTTCGGGCTGGGGCAGACCGTTACCATGGGCATTATCAGCGCCACCGGCCGCAACCAGCTGGGGCTCAATACCTATGAAGACTTTATTCAGACCGATGCGGCCATTAACCAGGGCAACTCCGGCGGCGCGCTGATTGACGCCGAGGGCAACCTGATCGGCATCAACACCGCCATCTTTTCCCAGGCTGGCGCAGCGCAAGGTATCGGCTTCGCCATTCCCGTACAGCTGGCCGTTGAGGTGATGCAGGCGATCATTCAGCACGGCCACGTGATTCGCGGCTGGCTCGGCGTGGCGGTACAGCCGATGACGCCAGAGTTGGCCGAGTCCTTCGGGCTGGAAGTCAGTCAGGGCATTGTGGTGACCAGCCTGTACCGCAACGGCCCGGCGTGGAACGCCGGCCTGCTGCCAGGCGATGTGATCCTGCGCATCAATGACCAGCCGACCACCAGCGGCCGACAAGCCATGAATCAGGTGGCGCGCGCCAAGCCGGGTGACAGCATTGAGCTGGAGGTACTGCGCAGCGGCCAGCCAGTCAACCTGCGTGCCGAGGTGGCCGTGCGCCCCTCCTTCCAGAACTGA
- a CDS encoding Nif3-like dinuclear metal center hexameric protein, giving the protein MVERDTLLRYCNELLDSNSFQDYCPNGLQVEGNREIRRIVSGVTASQALVDAAVAAQADLLLVHHGYFWRGEAAAVVGIKQRRLKALLQHDINLMAYHLPLDVHAELGNNAQLARLMGWQITGGLEPSNPRSVGLTGELPTPCSGEALAAQLAERLQREPLFIAGHDRPVKRIAWCTGGAQGYIDKAIALGVDAFITGEVSEPTVHAARENGIHFYAAGHHATERYGAKALGEHLAVTFGLEHRFIDIDNPV; this is encoded by the coding sequence ATGGTCGAACGCGACACACTGCTGCGCTACTGCAATGAGCTGCTCGACAGTAACAGCTTTCAGGACTATTGCCCCAACGGGCTGCAGGTTGAAGGCAATCGCGAGATACGCCGTATCGTCAGCGGTGTGACTGCCAGTCAGGCCCTGGTGGACGCGGCGGTCGCAGCCCAGGCAGACCTGCTGCTGGTGCACCACGGGTACTTCTGGCGCGGCGAGGCGGCAGCGGTGGTGGGTATCAAGCAGCGCCGCTTGAAGGCCCTGCTGCAGCACGATATCAACCTCATGGCCTACCACCTGCCGCTGGATGTACATGCCGAACTGGGCAACAACGCGCAGCTGGCACGACTGATGGGCTGGCAGATTACCGGCGGCCTTGAACCGAGTAATCCGCGTTCGGTCGGGCTTACTGGCGAGCTGCCCACGCCCTGCAGCGGCGAAGCCTTGGCCGCGCAGCTGGCCGAGCGGCTGCAGCGTGAACCGCTGTTTATTGCCGGCCACGACCGCCCGGTCAAGCGCATCGCCTGGTGCACCGGCGGCGCCCAAGGCTACATCGACAAAGCTATTGCGCTGGGTGTCGATGCCTTTATTACCGGCGAAGTGTCCGAGCCCACCGTGCACGCCGCCCGCGAAAACGGCATCCACTTCTACGCCGCCGGCCACCACGCCACCGAACGTTACGGCGCCAAAGCGTTGGGCGAACATTTGGCGGTTACGTTTGGGCTGGAGCATCGGTTTATCGATATTGATAATCCGGTCTAG